One window from the genome of Enterobacter asburiae encodes:
- the pepA gene encoding leucyl aminopeptidase: MEFSVKSGSPEKQRSACIVVGVFEPRRLSPIAEQLDKISDGYISALLRRGELEGKPGQTLLLHHVPNVLSERILLIGCGKERELDERQYKQVIQKTINTLNDTGSMEAVCFLTELHVKGRNTYWKVRQAVETAKESLYSFDQLKTNKSEPRRPLRKMVFNVPTRRELTSGERAIQHGLAIAAGIKAAKDLGNMPPNICNAAYLASQARQLADAYSKNVITRVIGEQQMKELGMHSYLAVGNGSQNESLMSVIEYKGNPSEDARPIVLVGKGLTFDSGGISIKPAEGMDEMKYDMCGAAAVYGVMRMVAELQLPINVIGVLAGCENMPGGRAYRPGDVLTTMSGQTVEVLNTDAEGRLVLCDVLTYVERFEPEAVIDVATLTGACVIALGHHITGLMSNHNPLAHELIGASEQAGDRAWRLPLGDEYQDQLESNFADMANIGGRPGGAITAGCFLARFTRKYNWAHLDIAGTAWRSGKAKGATGRPVALLSQFLLNRAGFNGDE, from the coding sequence ATGGAGTTCAGTGTAAAAAGCGGTAGCCCGGAGAAACAGCGGAGTGCCTGCATCGTTGTGGGCGTCTTTGAACCACGCCGACTCTCCCCGATCGCCGAGCAACTCGATAAAATCAGTGACGGCTATATTAGCGCCCTGCTGCGCCGTGGCGAACTGGAAGGCAAACCTGGGCAGACGCTGTTACTGCACCATGTTCCGAACGTACTGTCAGAGCGTATTCTGCTGATTGGCTGCGGCAAAGAGCGCGAGCTGGATGAACGTCAGTATAAGCAGGTGATTCAGAAAACAATCAATACGCTGAATGATACTGGCTCAATGGAAGCCGTCTGCTTCCTGACCGAGCTGCACGTCAAAGGACGTAACACCTACTGGAAAGTGCGTCAGGCGGTTGAAACGGCAAAAGAGAGCCTGTACAGCTTCGATCAGCTGAAGACCAATAAAAGCGAGCCGCGTCGTCCGCTGCGTAAAATGGTCTTTAACGTGCCAACCCGTCGCGAACTGACCAGCGGCGAGCGCGCGATCCAGCACGGTCTGGCGATCGCAGCCGGCATTAAAGCGGCCAAAGATCTCGGCAACATGCCGCCTAACATCTGTAACGCGGCGTACCTGGCCTCTCAGGCACGTCAGCTGGCCGACGCCTACAGCAAAAACGTCATTACCCGCGTCATCGGCGAACAGCAGATGAAAGAGCTGGGGATGCACTCTTACCTGGCGGTCGGTAACGGCTCGCAGAATGAATCCCTGATGTCCGTCATCGAGTACAAAGGCAACCCGTCCGAAGACGCGCGCCCGATTGTACTGGTCGGTAAAGGCCTGACCTTCGACTCCGGTGGTATCTCCATCAAGCCTGCCGAAGGCATGGACGAGATGAAGTACGACATGTGCGGCGCGGCGGCGGTTTACGGCGTGATGCGCATGGTTGCGGAACTTCAGCTGCCTATCAACGTGATCGGCGTACTAGCGGGCTGCGAAAACATGCCTGGCGGCCGCGCTTATCGTCCGGGTGACGTGCTGACCACCATGTCCGGCCAGACCGTTGAAGTGCTGAACACCGACGCCGAAGGCCGTCTGGTGCTGTGTGACGTGCTGACCTACGTTGAGCGCTTCGAGCCTGAAGCGGTGATTGACGTCGCCACCCTCACCGGTGCCTGTGTGATTGCGCTGGGCCACCACATCACCGGCCTGATGTCGAACCACAATCCTCTGGCGCACGAGCTTATTGGTGCCTCAGAGCAGGCCGGGGACCGCGCATGGCGTCTGCCGCTAGGTGACGAGTATCAGGATCAGCTGGAGTCTAATTTTGCGGATATGGCGAACATTGGCGGACGTCCTGGCGGTGCGATCACCGCGGGCTGCTTCCTGGCACGCTTCACCCGCAAGTACAACTGGGCGCACCTGGATATCGCGGGCACCGCATGGCGTTCCGGTAAAGCCAAAGGCGCAACCGGCCGTCCAGTGGCGCTGCTGTCGCAGTTCCTGCTCAATCGTGCGGGTTTTAACGGCGACGAGTGA
- the elbB gene encoding isoprenoid biosynthesis glyoxalase ElbB, translating to MKKIGVVLSGCGVYDGSEIHEAVITLLALAKHGAEIICFAPDKNQADVINHLTGEPMAETRNVLIEAARIVRGDIHPLIQADPTELDALIVPGGFGAAKNLSTFAAQGAECQIDPHLKALSQAMHAAGKPLGFICIAPAMLPRIFDFPLRLTIGTDIDTAEIVEEMGGEHVPCPVDDIVVDEDNKIVTTPAYMLANNIAEAASGIEKLVARVLVLTE from the coding sequence ATGAAAAAAATTGGTGTCGTGCTGAGCGGATGCGGTGTTTACGATGGTTCTGAGATACATGAAGCCGTAATCACGCTGCTGGCCCTGGCTAAGCACGGAGCAGAGATTATTTGTTTTGCGCCAGACAAAAATCAGGCGGATGTAATTAATCATCTGACCGGTGAGCCGATGGCGGAAACCCGTAATGTACTGATTGAAGCCGCGCGTATTGTGCGAGGTGATATCCATCCTCTTATTCAGGCAGATCCTACAGAGCTTGATGCGCTCATTGTGCCGGGTGGGTTTGGCGCGGCCAAAAATCTCAGTACCTTTGCTGCGCAGGGCGCGGAGTGTCAGATCGATCCTCATTTAAAGGCACTGTCGCAGGCCATGCATGCGGCAGGAAAACCGCTGGGCTTTATCTGCATCGCGCCGGCAATGCTGCCCAGGATTTTTGATTTCCCGCTGCGCCTGACTATCGGGACGGATATTGATACCGCAGAGATCGTCGAGGAAATGGGGGGCGAACACGTTCCGTGCCCGGTTGATGACATTGTGGTTGATGAAGATAACAAAATTGTCACTACACCAGCGTATATGCTGGCGAATAATATCGCTGAGGCGGCCTCAGGGATTGAAAAGCTGGTGGCCCGCGTGCTGGTGCTGACTGAATGA
- the lptF gene encoding LPS export ABC transporter permease LptF, protein MIIIRYLVRETLKSQLAILFILLLIFFCQKLVKILGAAVDGEIPTNLVLSLLGLGIPEMAQLILPLSLFLGLLMTLGKLYTESEITVMHACGLSKAVLVKAAMILALFTGIVAAVNVMWAGPMSSRHQDEVLAEAKANPGMAALAQGQFQQATDGNSVLFIESVDGSKFNDVFLAQLRPKGNARPSVVVADSGQLAQRKDGSQIVTLNKGTRFEGTAMLRDFRITDFQNYQAIIGHQAVALDPTDTEQMDMRTLWNTDTDRARAEFHWRITLVFTVFMMALIVVPLSVVNPRQGRVLSMLPAMLLYLIYFLLQTSIRSNGAKGKLDPMVWTWFVNSLYILLALGLNLWDTVPVRRIRARFSRKGAI, encoded by the coding sequence GTGATAATCATAAGATATCTGGTGCGGGAGACGCTCAAAAGCCAACTGGCGATCCTCTTCATCCTGCTGCTGATTTTTTTCTGTCAGAAGCTGGTTAAGATCCTCGGTGCGGCCGTTGACGGCGAAATTCCAACAAATCTGGTGCTTTCCCTGCTTGGTTTAGGGATCCCGGAAATGGCGCAGCTCATCCTGCCGCTAAGTCTTTTCCTTGGCCTGCTCATGACGCTTGGGAAACTCTACACCGAGAGTGAAATCACGGTGATGCATGCCTGCGGCCTGAGTAAAGCCGTACTGGTGAAAGCGGCCATGATACTGGCGCTGTTCACGGGCATTGTTGCGGCGGTGAATGTGATGTGGGCGGGCCCCATGTCTTCCCGTCATCAGGACGAAGTGCTGGCCGAGGCGAAAGCCAACCCTGGCATGGCGGCGTTAGCCCAGGGGCAGTTCCAGCAGGCGACCGACGGCAACTCCGTGCTGTTTATTGAGAGCGTTGACGGCAGTAAATTCAACGACGTATTCCTGGCGCAGTTACGTCCCAAAGGTAACGCGCGTCCGTCAGTGGTGGTTGCAGACTCCGGCCAGCTTGCTCAGCGCAAAGATGGTTCTCAGATCGTGACGCTGAACAAAGGCACCCGTTTCGAAGGCACCGCGATGCTGCGCGACTTCCGTATTACGGATTTCCAGAACTATCAGGCCATTATCGGCCATCAGGCGGTGGCGCTCGATCCAACGGATACCGAGCAAATGGACATGCGGACCCTCTGGAATACCGATACCGACCGAGCGCGCGCTGAGTTCCACTGGCGTATTACGCTCGTCTTCACCGTGTTTATGATGGCGCTGATTGTCGTTCCGCTGAGCGTGGTTAACCCGCGTCAGGGACGCGTGCTCTCTATGCTGCCGGCGATGCTGCTTTACCTGATCTATTTCCTGCTGCAAACCTCGATTCGTTCTAACGGCGCGAAGGGTAAGCTGGACCCTATGGTCTGGACATGGTTCGTCAACAGCCTGTACATCTTACTGGCGCTGGGATTAAACCTGTGGGATACGGTGCCTGTGCGCCGCATACGTGCCCGATTCTCGCGTAAAGGAGCCATCTAA
- the holC gene encoding DNA polymerase III subunit chi, which produces MKNATFYLLDNDTHQDGLSAVEQLVCEIAAERWRAGKRVLIACEDEQQAIRLDEALWARPPESFVPHNLSGEGPRGGAPVEIAWPQKRNSSARDILISLRIDFADFATAFTEVVDFVPYEESLKQLARERYKAYRLAGFNLNTATWK; this is translated from the coding sequence ATGAAGAATGCAACGTTCTACCTTCTGGACAACGACACCCATCAGGATGGCCTCAGCGCCGTCGAACAGCTGGTGTGTGAAATTGCCGCAGAACGTTGGCGCGCAGGTAAACGCGTTCTGATTGCCTGTGAAGATGAACAGCAGGCCATTCGCCTTGATGAGGCGCTGTGGGCGCGCCCGCCGGAGAGTTTTGTCCCGCATAACCTGTCGGGCGAAGGGCCGCGCGGTGGAGCACCGGTTGAAATTGCCTGGCCGCAAAAGCGCAACAGCAGCGCGCGCGATATTCTGATTAGCCTGCGGATAGATTTTGCAGATTTTGCCACCGCTTTCACAGAAGTGGTAGACTTTGTCCCTTACGAAGAATCTTTGAAACAACTGGCGCGCGAACGCTATAAAGCGTACCGCCTGGCTGGTTTTAACCTGAATACGGCAACCTGGAAATAA
- the lptG gene encoding LPS export ABC transporter permease LptG, giving the protein MQAFGVLDRYIGKTIFTTIMMTLFMLVSLSGIIKFVDQLKKAGQGSYDAMGAGMYTLLSVPKDVQIFFPMAALLGALLGLGMLAQRSELVVMQASGFTRMQVALSVMKTAIPLVLLTMAIGEWVAPQGEQMARNYRAQAMYGGSLLSTQQGLWAKDGKNFVYIERVKGNDELGGVSIYAFDDQRRLESVRHASSAKFDAEHKQWRLSQVDESDLTDPKQIAGSQTVTGTWKTNLTPDKLGVVALDPDALSISGLHNYVKYLKSSGQDAGRYQLNMWSKIFQPMSVAVMMLMALSFIFGPLRSVPMGVRVVTGISFGFVFYVLDQIFGPLTLVYGIPPIIGALLPSASFLLISLWLLLKRS; this is encoded by the coding sequence ATGCAGGCGTTTGGCGTTCTTGATCGCTATATCGGTAAAACCATTTTTACCACCATCATGATGACGTTGTTCATGCTGGTGTCGCTCTCCGGTATTATCAAATTTGTCGACCAGTTGAAAAAAGCCGGGCAGGGGAGCTATGACGCGATGGGGGCGGGGATGTATACCCTGCTCAGCGTGCCGAAAGATGTGCAGATCTTCTTCCCGATGGCGGCCCTGCTGGGCGCGCTGCTGGGGCTGGGAATGCTGGCGCAGCGCAGTGAGCTGGTCGTTATGCAGGCCTCGGGCTTTACCCGCATGCAGGTCGCGCTGTCGGTCATGAAAACCGCGATCCCACTGGTGCTGTTGACCATGGCGATTGGCGAGTGGGTCGCACCGCAGGGCGAACAGATGGCGCGTAACTACCGTGCGCAGGCAATGTACGGCGGTTCACTGCTCTCGACTCAACAAGGTTTATGGGCAAAAGACGGTAAAAACTTCGTCTACATCGAACGAGTAAAGGGAAATGATGAACTCGGTGGGGTGAGCATCTACGCGTTCGATGACCAGCGCCGTCTGGAGTCAGTCCGCCACGCCTCTTCGGCGAAATTTGACGCCGAACATAAACAGTGGCGTTTGTCCCAGGTAGATGAGTCTGACCTGACCGATCCGAAACAGATCGCCGGTTCTCAGACGGTCACCGGGACGTGGAAAACCAACCTGACGCCCGATAAGCTCGGGGTCGTGGCGCTGGATCCTGACGCGCTCTCCATCAGCGGGTTACACAACTATGTGAAATACCTGAAGTCGAGCGGGCAGGATGCAGGACGTTATCAGCTCAACATGTGGAGCAAAATCTTCCAGCCGATGTCCGTGGCGGTGATGATGCTGATGGCGCTGTCGTTTATCTTTGGCCCGTTGCGCAGCGTGCCGATGGGCGTGCGCGTGGTGACCGGTATCAGCTTCGGCTTTGTGTTCTACGTGCTCGACCAGATCTTCGGTCCGCTGACGCTGGTTTATGGCATTCCACCGATCATTGGTGCGCTGCTGCCAAGCGCCAGTTTCCTCCTTATCAGCCTCTGGCTGTTGTTGAAACGCTCCTGA
- a CDS encoding valine--tRNA ligase, whose product MEKTYNPRDIEQPLYEHWEQQGYFKPNGDESKESFCIMIPPPNVTGSLHMGHAFQQTIMDTMIRYQRMQGKNTLWQAGTDHAGIATQMVVERKIAAEEGKTRHDYGRDAFIDKIWQWKAESGGTITRQMRRLGNSVDWERERFTMDEGLSNAVKEVFVRLYKEDLIYRGKRLVNWDPKLRTAISDLEVENRESKGSMWHIRYPLADGAKTADGKDYLVVATTRPETLLGDTGVAVNPEDPRYKDLIGKFVVLPLVNRRIPIVGDEHADMEKGTGCVKITPAHDFNDYEVGRRHALPMINILTFDGDIRESAEVYDTKGEESDVYSSDIPAEFQKLERFAARKAIVAAVDALGLLEEIKPHDLTVPYGDRGGVVIEPMLTDQWYVRADVLAKPAVEAVENGSIQFVPKQYENMYFSWMRDIQDWCISRQLWWGHRIPAWYDNEGNVYVGRTEDEVRQENNLSADVALRQDEDVLDTWFSSALWTFSTLGWPENTDALRQFHPTSVMVSGFDIIFFWIARMIMMTMHFIKDEDGKPQVPFHTVYMTGLIRDDEGQKMSKSKGNVIDPLDMVDGISLEDLLEKRTGNMMQPQLAEKIRKRTEKQFPNGIESHGTDALRFTLAALASTGRDINWDMKRLEGYRNFCNKLWNASRFVLMNTEDQDCGFNGGEMTLSLADRWILAEFNQTVKAFREALDSYRFDIAAGILYEFTWNQFCDWYLELAKPVMNGGTEAELRGTRNTLITVLEGLLRLAHPVIPFITETIWQRVKVIAGINADTIMLQPFPEFDAAKVDEAASADTEWLKQAIVAVRNIRAEMNIAPGKPLELLLRGCSEAAVRRVTENNTFLKTMARLESITVLPADDKGPVSVTKIIDGAELLIPMAGLIDKDAELARLAKEVAKVDVEIGKIESKLANEGFVARAPEAVIAKERERLVAFADAKTKLIEQQAVIAAL is encoded by the coding sequence ATGGAAAAGACATATAACCCACGCGATATCGAGCAGCCGCTTTACGAGCACTGGGAACAGCAGGGCTATTTCAAGCCTAACGGCGACGAAAGCAAAGAGTCCTTCTGCATCATGATCCCGCCGCCGAACGTCACCGGCAGTTTGCATATGGGTCATGCTTTCCAGCAGACCATCATGGACACCATGATCCGCTACCAGCGCATGCAGGGTAAAAATACCCTGTGGCAGGCGGGGACTGACCACGCGGGTATCGCGACCCAGATGGTGGTTGAGCGTAAAATTGCCGCTGAAGAAGGTAAAACCCGCCACGACTACGGTCGCGACGCGTTCATCGACAAAATCTGGCAGTGGAAAGCGGAATCCGGCGGTACCATTACCCGTCAGATGCGCCGTCTCGGCAACTCCGTGGACTGGGAGCGCGAGCGCTTCACCATGGATGAAGGCCTTTCCAACGCCGTTAAAGAAGTTTTCGTCCGCCTGTACAAAGAAGACCTGATTTACCGCGGCAAACGCCTGGTAAACTGGGACCCGAAACTGCGCACCGCCATCTCTGACCTGGAAGTGGAAAACCGCGAGTCTAAAGGCTCCATGTGGCACATCCGCTATCCGCTGGCCGATGGCGCAAAAACCGCCGACGGTAAAGATTACCTGGTGGTGGCGACCACCCGTCCGGAAACCCTGCTGGGCGATACCGGCGTGGCCGTTAACCCGGAAGATCCGCGTTATAAAGATCTGATCGGCAAATTCGTGGTGCTGCCGCTGGTAAACCGCCGTATTCCGATTGTGGGCGACGAACACGCCGACATGGAAAAAGGCACCGGTTGTGTAAAAATCACCCCTGCGCACGACTTCAACGACTATGAAGTTGGTCGTCGTCACGCCCTGCCAATGATCAACATCCTGACCTTTGACGGTGATATCCGTGAAAGCGCAGAAGTGTACGACACCAAAGGCGAAGAGTCTGACGTTTACTCCAGCGACATCCCGGCGGAGTTCCAGAAGCTGGAACGCTTTGCCGCGCGTAAAGCGATTGTGGCTGCCGTTGACGCGCTCGGCCTGCTCGAAGAGATCAAACCTCACGATCTGACCGTGCCGTACGGCGACCGTGGCGGCGTGGTGATCGAGCCAATGCTGACCGACCAGTGGTACGTGCGTGCCGACGTGCTGGCGAAACCAGCTGTTGAAGCGGTTGAGAACGGCAGCATTCAGTTCGTGCCGAAGCAGTACGAAAACATGTACTTCTCCTGGATGCGTGACATTCAGGACTGGTGTATCTCCCGTCAGCTGTGGTGGGGTCACCGTATTCCGGCGTGGTACGACAACGAAGGAAACGTCTACGTTGGCCGCACCGAAGACGAAGTGCGTCAGGAAAATAACCTGAGCGCGGATGTTGCGCTGCGTCAGGACGAAGACGTGCTGGACACCTGGTTCTCCTCCGCGCTGTGGACGTTCTCCACCCTCGGCTGGCCAGAAAACACCGACGCGCTGCGTCAGTTCCACCCAACCAGCGTGATGGTCTCCGGCTTCGACATCATCTTCTTCTGGATTGCCCGCATGATCATGATGACCATGCACTTCATCAAAGACGAAGACGGCAAGCCGCAGGTTCCGTTCCATACCGTCTACATGACCGGTCTGATCCGCGACGACGAAGGCCAGAAGATGTCCAAGTCCAAGGGTAACGTGATTGACCCGCTGGACATGGTTGACGGTATCTCTCTGGAAGACCTGCTGGAAAAACGTACCGGCAACATGATGCAGCCGCAGCTGGCTGAGAAAATCCGCAAGCGCACCGAGAAACAGTTCCCGAACGGGATCGAGTCTCACGGTACCGACGCCCTGCGCTTCACCCTGGCGGCACTGGCCTCTACCGGACGTGACATCAACTGGGACATGAAGCGTCTGGAAGGTTACCGTAACTTCTGTAACAAGCTGTGGAACGCCAGCCGCTTCGTGCTGATGAACACCGAAGATCAGGACTGCGGCTTCAACGGCGGCGAAATGACCCTGTCTCTGGCGGACCGCTGGATCCTGGCGGAATTCAACCAGACGGTGAAAGCGTTCCGCGAGGCGCTGGACAGCTACCGCTTCGATATCGCGGCGGGCATCCTGTATGAATTCACCTGGAACCAGTTCTGCGACTGGTATCTGGAGCTGGCGAAGCCGGTGATGAACGGCGGTACTGAGGCGGAACTGCGCGGCACGCGCAATACGCTGATTACCGTTCTGGAAGGTCTTCTGCGCCTGGCGCATCCGGTCATTCCATTTATCACCGAAACTATCTGGCAACGCGTGAAGGTGATTGCAGGCATCAACGCCGATACCATCATGCTGCAGCCGTTCCCGGAATTCGATGCGGCTAAGGTTGATGAAGCGGCGTCCGCGGATACCGAGTGGCTGAAACAGGCGATCGTCGCGGTACGTAACATCCGTGCTGAAATGAACATCGCCCCTGGCAAACCGCTGGAGCTGCTGCTTCGTGGCTGCAGCGAAGCGGCTGTTCGTCGCGTCACCGAGAACAACACCTTCCTCAAGACCATGGCGCGTCTGGAAAGCATCACCGTGCTGCCTGCGGATGACAAAGGTCCGGTTTCCGTGACCAAAATCATCGACGGCGCCGAGCTGCTGATCCCGATGGCAGGCCTGATCGACAAGGACGCCGAGCTGGCGCGTCTGGCGAAAGAAGTGGCGAAAGTCGACGTGGAAATTGGCAAAATCGAAAGCAAGCTGGCGAACGAAGGCTTTGTCGCCCGCGCGCCGGAAGCAGTCATCGCGAAAGAGCGTGAGCGTCTGGTTGCTTTCGCCGATGCGAAGACCAAGCTGATTGAGCAGCAGGCGGTTATTGCCGCACTGTAA
- the mtgA gene encoding monofunctional biosynthetic peptidoglycan transglycosylase: protein MRRKFAAGAGVKRILWRIVLVLAVFWGGGLALFSIMPVPFSAVMVERQLGAWFSGDFGYVAHSDWVSMDEISPFMGLAVIAAEDQKFPEHWGFDVAAIEKALAHNERHENRVRGASTLSQQTAKNLFLWDGRSWVRKGLEAGLTLGMETVWSKKRILTVYLNVAEFGDGVFGVEAAAQRYFNKPASRLSMSEAALLAAVLPNPIRFKASAPSGYVRSRQAWIIRQMNQLGGEGFMQRNNLM, encoded by the coding sequence ATGAGGCGTAAATTTGCCGCAGGCGCAGGGGTGAAACGTATTCTCTGGCGTATCGTTCTTGTACTGGCGGTATTCTGGGGAGGCGGGCTGGCTTTATTCAGCATTATGCCGGTTCCGTTCTCTGCCGTTATGGTTGAGCGCCAGCTCGGCGCGTGGTTCAGCGGCGATTTCGGCTATGTTGCCCACTCTGACTGGGTGAGCATGGACGAGATCTCCCCGTTCATGGGGCTGGCGGTCATCGCGGCGGAGGACCAGAAATTCCCGGAGCACTGGGGGTTCGACGTGGCGGCCATTGAGAAGGCGTTAGCCCATAACGAACGCCATGAAAACCGCGTGCGCGGTGCGTCAACCTTGTCGCAGCAGACGGCCAAAAATCTGTTTCTGTGGGATGGTCGAAGCTGGGTGCGAAAAGGGCTGGAAGCGGGGCTGACCCTGGGGATGGAAACGGTCTGGAGCAAAAAACGCATTCTGACCGTCTATCTCAACGTCGCTGAGTTTGGCGACGGTGTTTTCGGCGTGGAAGCTGCCGCGCAGCGTTATTTCAATAAGCCAGCCAGCCGTCTGAGCATGTCAGAAGCAGCGCTATTAGCCGCGGTTTTACCGAATCCCATCCGCTTTAAAGCCAGTGCCCCATCAGGGTACGTGCGAAGCCGTCAGGCGTGGATCATACGCCAGATGAATCAGCTGGGCGGAGAGGGTTTTATGCAGCGTAATAATCTTATGTAG
- the arcB gene encoding aerobic respiration two-component sensor histidine kinase ArcB, with product MKQIRMLAQYYVDLMMKLGLVRFSMLLALALVVLAIVVQMAVTMVLHGQVESIDVIRSIFFGLLITPWAVYFLSVVVEQLEESRQRLSKLVDKLEEMRERDLKLNVQLKDNIAQLNQEISDREKAEAERQTTLEQLKIEMKEREVTQIQLEQQSSFLRSFLDASPDLVFYRNEDKEFSGCNRAMELLTGKSEKQLINLKPQDVYSEEAAAKVMETDEKVFRHNVSLTYEQWLDYPDGRKACFEIRKVPYYDRVGKRHGLMGFGRDITERKRYQDALERASRDKTTFISTISHELRTPLNGIVGLSRILLDTDLTAEQEKYLKTIHVSAVTLGNIFNDIIDMDKMERRKVQLDNQPVDFTSFLADLENLSGLQAQQKGLRFIMEPTLPLPHKVVTDGTRLRQILWNLISNAVKFTQKGQVAVRIRFDEGDMLHFEVEDSGMGIPQEEQDKIFAMYYQVKDSNGGKPATGTGIGLAVSKRLAKSMGGDITVASQPGKGSTFTLTVHAPAVAEEVEDTFENDDMPLPALHVLLVEDIELNVIVARSVLEKLGNSVDVAMTGKAALEMFKPGEYDLVLLDIQLPDMTGLDISRELTRQYAADELPPLVALTANVLKDKKEYLDAGMDDVLSKPLAVPALTAMIKKFWDTRDEEESTMTSVDSAKAQTILDTAMLEQYIDLVGPKLITDGLAVFEKMMPGYLSVLESNLTARDQKGIVEEGHKIKGAAGSVGLRHLQQLGQQIQSPDLPAWEDNVGDWVEEMKQEWQNDVAVLKAWVDARKK from the coding sequence ATGAAGCAAATTCGAATGCTTGCCCAGTATTACGTCGACCTGATGATGAAGCTTGGGCTGGTGCGTTTCTCCATGCTGCTTGCGCTGGCGCTGGTCGTTCTGGCCATTGTCGTGCAAATGGCCGTCACCATGGTTCTGCATGGTCAGGTCGAGAGTATCGACGTCATCCGCTCCATCTTCTTTGGCTTGCTCATTACTCCCTGGGCGGTCTATTTCCTTTCCGTGGTGGTTGAACAGCTGGAAGAGTCCCGTCAGCGTTTGTCAAAACTGGTCGATAAACTGGAAGAGATGCGCGAGCGTGACCTGAAGCTCAACGTCCAGCTCAAAGACAACATTGCGCAGCTGAACCAGGAGATTTCAGATCGTGAGAAGGCGGAGGCCGAGCGTCAGACCACGCTGGAGCAGTTGAAAATAGAAATGAAAGAGCGCGAGGTCACGCAGATCCAGCTTGAGCAGCAATCCTCTTTCCTGCGGTCGTTCCTCGATGCTTCACCGGATCTGGTGTTTTACCGTAATGAAGATAAAGAGTTTTCCGGCTGTAACCGGGCGATGGAGTTGCTCACCGGGAAAAGCGAGAAGCAGCTGATTAACCTGAAGCCGCAGGACGTTTATTCTGAAGAGGCGGCGGCCAAGGTCATGGAGACGGACGAAAAAGTATTCCGCCATAACGTTTCGCTGACCTATGAACAGTGGCTGGATTACCCGGACGGACGTAAAGCCTGCTTTGAGATCCGTAAGGTGCCCTACTATGACCGCGTGGGGAAACGCCATGGCCTGATGGGCTTTGGCCGCGATATCACCGAGCGTAAGCGCTATCAGGACGCCCTGGAGCGCGCCAGCCGCGACAAGACTACCTTTATCTCTACTATCAGCCACGAGCTGCGTACGCCGCTTAATGGCATTGTCGGGCTGAGCCGTATTCTGCTGGATACCGACCTGACCGCTGAGCAGGAAAAATACCTCAAGACTATCCATGTCTCAGCGGTCACGCTGGGTAATATCTTCAACGATATTATTGATATGGATAAGATGGAGCGCCGTAAAGTTCAGCTTGATAATCAGCCTGTTGATTTCACCAGCTTCCTTGCCGATCTCGAAAACCTGTCCGGCCTGCAGGCGCAGCAGAAGGGACTGCGTTTTATCATGGAGCCAACCCTGCCGCTGCCGCATAAAGTGGTGACTGACGGCACGCGTCTGCGCCAGATCCTGTGGAACCTTATCAGCAACGCGGTGAAATTTACCCAGAAGGGGCAGGTGGCGGTGCGCATCCGTTTTGACGAAGGCGATATGCTGCACTTCGAGGTGGAAGACTCCGGGATGGGGATTCCGCAGGAGGAGCAGGACAAAATTTTCGCGATGTATTACCAGGTGAAGGACAGCAACGGCGGGAAACCGGCTACCGGAACGGGCATTGGCCTGGCGGTCTCTAAACGGCTGGCGAAAAGCATGGGGGGCGATATCACCGTTGCCAGCCAGCCGGGTAAAGGGTCAACCTTCACGCTGACGGTGCATGCGCCGGCGGTGGCTGAGGAGGTTGAGGATACCTTTGAAAACGACGACATGCCGCTGCCTGCGCTGCACGTCCTGCTGGTGGAAGACATTGAGCTGAACGTGATTGTGGCGCGCTCCGTGCTGGAGAAACTGGGCAACAGCGTGGATGTCGCGATGACCGGTAAGGCCGCGCTCGAGATGTTTAAACCGGGCGAATACGATCTTGTCCTGCTGGATATTCAACTACCGGATATGACCGGGCTGGATATCTCGCGTGAGCTGACGCGTCAGTATGCGGCCGACGAACTGCCGCCGCTGGTGGCGCTGACGGCGAACGTGCTGAAAGATAAAAAAGAGTATCTCGATGCCGGTATGGACGATGTACTCAGCAAGCCGCTGGCGGTGCCTGCTCTGACCGCCATGATTAAGAAGTTCTGGGATACCCGTGATGAAGAGGAGAGCACCATGACGTCTGTTGATAGCGCAAAAGCCCAAACGATACTCGATACCGCGATGCTGGAGCAGTACATCGATTTGGTCGGCCCGAAACTGATTACCGATGGTCTGGCGGTGTTCGAAAAAATGATGCCGGGCTATCTGAGCGTGCTGGAATCAAACCTGACGGCTCGTGACCAGAAGGGCATTGTGGAAGAAGGACATAAAATTAAAGGTGCCGCCGGCTCGGTTGGCTTACGCCACCTGCAGCAGCTGGGTCAACAGATTCAGTCGCCTGATTTACCTGCATGGGAAGATAACGTGGGTGATTGGGTTGAAGAGATGAAACAAGAGTGGCAAAACGATGTGGCGGTGCTTAAAGCCTGGGTCGATGCCAGAAAAAAATGA